A part of Lacibacter sp. H407 genomic DNA contains:
- a CDS encoding lipoprotein signal peptidase, whose product MKLRYVILIILLILFADQGLKIWIKTTMLYQDEKFIFGRWFRLYFIENAGMAYGWKLGNSEWAKMALTLFRLGAVIFGTWYLVKIVKEKYHRGFIICAALIYAGALGNLIDSLFYGMIFDKGMIYNAATDTYFGYDGLAKATGKGYSSFLHGHVVDMLYFPIIENKMMPNWVPIWGGKPFTFFQAIFNIADAAISTGVITILVFQKRFFKPRNEEQTNTTVETNTEVGDDAQVM is encoded by the coding sequence GTGAAACTTCGTTACGTCATATTAATTATTCTTTTGATTCTGTTTGCTGACCAGGGGTTAAAGATCTGGATCAAGACCACCATGCTGTACCAGGATGAAAAATTCATTTTTGGACGCTGGTTTCGTTTATACTTTATCGAGAACGCAGGTATGGCCTATGGTTGGAAATTAGGCAACAGCGAATGGGCGAAGATGGCACTTACCTTGTTTCGTTTAGGTGCAGTTATCTTCGGCACCTGGTACCTCGTTAAGATCGTAAAAGAAAAATACCACAGAGGCTTTATTATTTGTGCAGCGTTGATCTACGCCGGCGCTTTGGGCAACCTGATCGATAGTTTGTTTTATGGAATGATCTTCGACAAAGGCATGATCTATAATGCTGCAACCGATACCTATTTTGGTTACGACGGATTGGCAAAAGCAACCGGCAAAGGTTACTCATCGTTTTTACACGGCCATGTTGTAGACATGTTGTACTTCCCTATCATTGAAAATAAAATGATGCCCAACTGGGTACCGATCTGGGGTGGCAAACCATTTACATTTTTCCAGGCTATTTTCAATATTGCTGATGCCGCTATTTCAACAGGAGTTATTACGATCTTGGTTTTTCAAAAACGTTTCTTTAAACCACGTAACGAGGAACAAACTAATACAACCGTTGAAACAAATACAGAAGTAGGCGATGATGCACAGGTAATGTAG